The following proteins come from a genomic window of Streptomyces liliiviolaceus:
- the rplM gene encoding 50S ribosomal protein L13, translated as MRTFSPKPGDITRQWYVIDAQDVVLGRLATTAANILRGKHKPIYAPHVDAGDFVIIINADKVHLSGNKKTQKLAYRHSGYPGGLRSVRYDELLAKNPEKAVEKAIKGMIPKNTLGRQVLSKLKVYSGDQHPHAAQQPVPFEITQVAQ; from the coding sequence GTGCGTACGTTCAGCCCCAAGCCCGGCGACATCACTCGCCAGTGGTACGTCATCGACGCCCAGGATGTCGTCCTGGGTCGTCTGGCCACCACTGCCGCGAACATCCTGCGGGGCAAGCACAAGCCGATTTACGCCCCCCACGTCGACGCTGGTGACTTCGTCATCATCATCAACGCCGACAAGGTGCACCTCTCCGGCAACAAGAAGACCCAGAAGCTGGCGTACCGCCACTCCGGTTACCCGGGTGGTCTGCGCTCCGTCCGTTACGACGAGCTGCTGGCGAAGAACCCCGAGAAGGCCGTCGAGAAGGCCATCAAGGGCATGATCCCCAAGAACACCCTGGGCCGTCAGGTGCTCTCGAAGCTGAAGGTCTACTCGGGCGACCAGCACCCGCACGCTGCACAGCAGCCGGTGCCGTTCGAGATCACCCAGGTCGCGCAGTAG
- a CDS encoding glycoside hydrolase family 26 protein, whose translation MFLTRVRTTAAGCALALSALLTLSGCSLLDDSGTTASSEGGASQNGGGEDAQGTDADIPYDVTPLLKPEKKYFGAAVDGAPNSMKGVDAYTAMTGKQPNLIEYYAAWGDGFDAQGVRNAWAEGALTLVSWEPFDVTLADIAAGEKDAYLKKYAASVRKLNLPVVISFADEMNGHWEKWGTKNVTPKQYVAAWKHIHDTFTDAGASNVIWAWSPNIVNPVKSVELKPYYPGDGYVDWVGVIGYFTLEEDNAYKSVFGPTLDEIRTFTKKPTLILETAAEPGERRRADVRNLFAGVEADDDMLGFVWFDHKKRADWRLKVSPLALKEFKRLAAADVFGFDVRKP comes from the coding sequence ATGTTCCTGACACGTGTACGTACCACCGCGGCCGGCTGCGCGCTGGCCCTGTCCGCGCTGCTCACGCTGAGCGGCTGCTCCCTGCTGGACGACTCCGGTACGACGGCCTCGTCCGAGGGCGGTGCCTCGCAGAACGGCGGGGGCGAGGACGCGCAGGGGACGGACGCCGACATCCCGTACGACGTCACGCCGCTGCTCAAGCCCGAGAAGAAGTACTTCGGCGCGGCCGTCGACGGAGCCCCGAACTCGATGAAGGGCGTCGACGCCTACACCGCGATGACCGGCAAGCAGCCGAACCTCATCGAGTACTACGCGGCCTGGGGCGACGGCTTCGACGCCCAGGGCGTGCGCAACGCCTGGGCCGAGGGCGCGCTGACCCTGGTCTCCTGGGAGCCGTTCGACGTCACGCTCGCCGACATCGCGGCCGGCGAGAAGGACGCGTACCTCAAGAAGTACGCGGCCTCGGTGCGCAAGCTGAACCTGCCCGTAGTGATCTCCTTCGCCGACGAGATGAACGGCCATTGGGAGAAGTGGGGCACCAAGAACGTCACGCCGAAGCAGTACGTGGCCGCGTGGAAGCACATCCACGACACGTTCACGGACGCCGGAGCCTCCAACGTCATCTGGGCCTGGTCGCCCAACATCGTCAACCCGGTCAAGAGCGTCGAGCTGAAGCCGTACTACCCGGGCGACGGCTATGTCGACTGGGTGGGCGTGATCGGCTACTTCACGCTCGAAGAGGACAACGCCTACAAGAGCGTCTTCGGGCCGACCCTGGACGAGATCCGGACCTTCACGAAGAAGCCGACGCTGATCCTGGAGACGGCCGCGGAGCCGGGCGAGCGGCGCCGGGCCGACGTCCGGAACCTGTTCGCCGGGGTCGAGGCGGACGACGACATGCTCGGGTTCGTGTGGTTCGACCACAAGAAGCGCGCCGACTGGCGTCTGAAGGTCAGCCCGCTGGCCCTCAAGGAGTTCAAGCGACTGGCCGCCGCCGACGTGTTCGGCTTCGACGTTCGGAAGCCGTGA
- the rpsI gene encoding 30S ribosomal protein S9 — translation MAETTVEQPVEETEAVDIESYTTESEAPVVEGEYTSESLAGRFGDPQPAAGLGRRKNAIARVRIVPGTGKWKVNGRTLEDYFPNKVHQQEVNEPFKVLELDGRYDVVARISGGGVSGQAGALRLGVARALNEADVDNNRGALKKAGYLKRDDRAVERKKAGLKKARKAPQYSKR, via the coding sequence GTGGCCGAGACCACCGTTGAGCAGCCGGTCGAAGAGACCGAGGCTGTCGACATCGAGAGCTACACCACCGAGTCCGAGGCCCCCGTCGTCGAGGGCGAGTACACCTCGGAGTCGCTCGCCGGCCGCTTCGGCGACCCGCAGCCGGCCGCCGGCCTGGGCCGTCGCAAGAACGCCATCGCCCGCGTCCGGATCGTCCCGGGCACCGGCAAGTGGAAGGTCAACGGGCGCACGCTTGAGGACTACTTCCCGAACAAGGTGCACCAGCAGGAAGTCAACGAGCCCTTCAAGGTGCTCGAACTCGACGGCCGCTACGACGTGGTCGCCCGTATCTCGGGTGGCGGCGTCTCCGGTCAGGCCGGTGCCCTGCGCCTCGGCGTGGCCCGCGCGCTGAACGAGGCCGACGTGGACAACAACCGCGGCGCCCTCAAGAAGGCCGGTTACCTCAAGCGTGACGACCGTGCGGTCGAGCGCAAGAAGGCCGGTCTCAAGAAGGCCCGTAAGGCCCCGCAGTACAGCAAGCGCTAA
- the truA gene encoding tRNA pseudouridine(38-40) synthase TruA: protein MSDEVAAGHVRIRMDVSYDGSEFSGWAKQASGRRTVQGEIEDALRTVTRSGGTTYELTVAGRTDAGVHARGQVAHVDLPEELWAEHREKLLKRMAGRLPKDVRVWSLAEAPSGFNARFSAMWRRYAYRVTDNPGGVDPLLRSHVLWHDWPLDVDAMNEAARGLLGEYDFAAYCKKREGATTIRTLQELRLERGSDGVITATVRADAFCHNMVRSLIGALLFVGDGHRGADWPAKVLAAGVRDSAVHVVRPHGLTLEEVGYPADELLAARNKEARNRRTLPGAACC, encoded by the coding sequence GTGAGTGACGAAGTTGCGGCCGGGCATGTGCGGATCCGGATGGACGTCTCCTACGACGGGAGCGAGTTCTCCGGCTGGGCCAAGCAGGCCAGTGGCCGCAGGACCGTGCAGGGGGAGATCGAGGACGCGTTGCGGACCGTCACGCGGTCGGGCGGCACGACCTACGAGCTGACCGTGGCCGGGCGGACCGACGCCGGCGTGCACGCCCGCGGCCAGGTGGCGCACGTCGACCTGCCCGAGGAGCTGTGGGCCGAGCACCGGGAGAAGCTGCTCAAGCGGATGGCCGGGCGGCTGCCCAAGGACGTGCGGGTGTGGTCCCTGGCCGAGGCGCCGAGCGGGTTCAACGCGCGGTTCTCGGCGATGTGGCGGCGGTACGCGTATCGCGTCACCGACAACCCCGGCGGGGTCGACCCCCTGCTGCGCAGCCATGTCCTGTGGCACGACTGGCCGCTCGACGTCGACGCCATGAATGAGGCGGCCCGGGGGCTGCTCGGCGAGTACGACTTCGCCGCCTACTGCAAGAAGCGGGAGGGTGCGACGACCATCCGTACGCTCCAGGAGCTGCGGCTCGAACGGGGGAGCGACGGCGTGATCACCGCCACCGTGCGGGCCGACGCCTTCTGCCACAACATGGTGCGGTCGCTGATCGGGGCGCTGCTCTTCGTGGGCGACGGGCACCGCGGGGCCGACTGGCCGGCGAAGGTGCTGGCCGCGGGGGTGCGGGACTCCGCCGTGCATGTGGTGCGGCCGCACGGGCTGACCCTCGAAGAGGTCGGGTATCCGGCCGACGAGCTGCTCGCCGCGCGGAACAAGGAGGCGCGGAACCGGCGGACCCTGCCGGGCGCCGCGTGTTGTTGA
- the glmM gene encoding phosphoglucosamine mutase, which yields MGRLFGTDGVRGVANADLTAELTLGLSVAAAHVLAEAGTFEGHRPTAVVGRDPRASGEFLEAAVVAGLASAGVDVLRVGVLPTPAVAYLTGALGADLGVMLSASHNAMPDNGVKFFARGGHKLADELEDRIESVYEEHRTGAPWDRPTGSGVGRVRSYEEGFEKYVAHLLGAVPNRLDGLKVVLDEAHGAAARVSPEAFTRAGAEIVTIGAEPDGLNINDGCGSTHLGLLKAAVIEHGADLGIAHDGDADRCLAVDHTGAEVDGDQILAVLALAMRERSELRSDTVVATVMSNLGFKLAMEREGVSLVQTGVGDRYVLEEMKSHDYALGGEQSGHVIILDHATTGDGTLTGLLLAARVAQTGRTLRDLASVMERLPQVLINVPDVDRSRVSTSAELAAAVSEAERELGATGRVLLRPSGTEPLVRVMVEAADIDQARAVAGRLADAVKSALG from the coding sequence GTGGGACGACTCTTCGGGACGGACGGCGTACGTGGTGTCGCCAACGCGGATCTGACGGCAGAGCTCACGCTCGGCCTCTCCGTGGCGGCGGCGCACGTACTGGCCGAAGCGGGAACCTTCGAAGGCCACCGGCCGACGGCGGTGGTCGGACGGGACCCGCGTGCGTCCGGGGAGTTCCTGGAGGCCGCCGTGGTCGCCGGCCTCGCCAGCGCCGGTGTGGACGTGCTGCGCGTCGGCGTCCTGCCGACCCCCGCGGTGGCGTACCTCACGGGTGCCCTCGGCGCCGACCTCGGTGTGATGCTCTCCGCGAGCCACAACGCCATGCCGGACAACGGCGTCAAGTTCTTCGCCCGCGGCGGGCACAAGCTCGCCGACGAGCTGGAGGACCGGATCGAGTCCGTCTACGAGGAGCACCGCACCGGCGCCCCCTGGGACCGGCCGACCGGCTCCGGCGTCGGACGCGTCCGCTCGTACGAGGAGGGCTTCGAGAAGTACGTCGCCCATCTCCTCGGCGCCGTCCCGAACCGGCTGGACGGTCTGAAGGTCGTCCTCGACGAGGCGCACGGCGCTGCCGCGCGGGTCTCGCCCGAGGCCTTCACGCGCGCGGGCGCCGAGATCGTCACGATCGGCGCGGAGCCCGACGGCCTCAACATCAACGACGGCTGCGGCTCCACCCATCTCGGTCTGCTGAAGGCCGCCGTCATCGAGCACGGCGCCGATCTCGGTATCGCGCACGACGGTGACGCCGACCGGTGCCTCGCCGTGGACCACACCGGTGCGGAGGTCGACGGGGACCAGATCCTGGCCGTGCTCGCGCTCGCGATGCGGGAGCGGTCCGAGCTGCGGTCCGACACCGTGGTCGCCACGGTCATGTCGAACCTCGGGTTCAAGCTGGCCATGGAGCGTGAAGGCGTGTCCCTCGTGCAGACCGGGGTCGGCGACCGGTATGTGCTGGAGGAGATGAAGAGCCACGATTACGCGCTCGGCGGTGAGCAGTCCGGGCACGTGATCATCCTGGATCACGCGACGACCGGCGACGGGACGCTGACGGGGCTGCTGCTGGCGGCCCGGGTCGCGCAGACCGGGCGTACGCTGCGGGATCTCGCGTCCGTGATGGAGCGGTTGCCGCAGGTGCTGATCAATGTGCCCGACGTCGATCGGTCGCGGGTGTCGACGTCCGCGGAGCTCGCTGCCGCGGTGAGTGAGGCCGAGCGGGAGCTTGGCGCGACCGGGCGGGTGCTGTTGCGGCCTTCCGGGACCGAGCCGCTGGTGCGGGTCATGGTCGAGGCCGCTGATATCGATCAGGCTCGGGCTGTGGCGGGGCGGCTTGCTGACGCGGTGAAGTCTGCGCTCGGCTGA
- a CDS encoding UDP-glucose dehydrogenase family protein gives MRLTVIGTGYLGATHAACMAELGHEVLGVDVDPDKVAALQAGRVPFHEPVLPELLARHTASGRLRFTTSYEEAAAFGEVHFICVGTPQRKDSEGADLRYVDAAFASLARYAGEGALLVGKSTVPVGTARRLADTHTGVEIAWNPEFLREGFAVEDTLRPDRLVLGIGSEHAETLLRAVYAPVIGAGTPVVTADFPTAELVKTAANAFLATKISFINAMAEVCEATGGDVSVLAEAIGHDDRIGKKFLRAGVGFGGGCLPKDIRAFAHRADELGVSLEFLREVDAINMRRRDRVVELARDLCGGAVLGARIAVLGAAFKPDSDDIRDSPALNVAARLRLDGADVTVYDPEAMDNARKAFPLLGYALSAEDALRGADLVLHLTEWPQFRELAPERARTLVSRPRIVDGRGTLDGATWAAAGWEFRALGRPAPGGEG, from the coding sequence ATGCGGCTCACTGTCATCGGCACCGGCTATCTCGGTGCCACCCACGCCGCCTGTATGGCGGAGCTCGGGCACGAGGTGCTCGGGGTCGACGTCGACCCGGACAAGGTCGCCGCGCTGCAGGCGGGGCGGGTGCCGTTCCACGAACCCGTGCTGCCCGAACTGCTCGCCCGGCACACGGCGAGCGGGCGGCTGCGGTTCACCACGTCCTACGAGGAGGCCGCGGCCTTCGGCGAGGTGCACTTCATCTGCGTGGGTACCCCGCAGCGCAAGGACTCGGAGGGCGCCGACCTGCGGTACGTGGACGCGGCGTTCGCGTCGCTGGCCCGGTACGCGGGCGAGGGCGCGCTCCTGGTCGGCAAGTCCACCGTGCCCGTGGGTACGGCCCGGCGTCTCGCGGACACCCACACCGGCGTGGAGATCGCCTGGAACCCGGAGTTCCTGCGCGAGGGCTTCGCCGTCGAGGACACCCTGCGGCCCGACCGCCTGGTCCTCGGCATCGGCTCCGAGCATGCTGAAACGTTGCTGCGCGCGGTGTACGCGCCCGTCATCGGCGCGGGGACCCCGGTGGTCACCGCGGACTTCCCGACCGCCGAACTGGTCAAGACGGCCGCGAACGCGTTCCTCGCCACCAAGATCTCGTTCATCAACGCCATGGCCGAGGTTTGCGAGGCCACGGGCGGCGACGTCTCCGTACTCGCGGAGGCGATCGGCCACGACGACCGCATCGGGAAGAAGTTCCTGCGGGCCGGCGTCGGCTTCGGCGGCGGCTGTCTGCCCAAGGACATCCGGGCCTTCGCGCACCGCGCCGACGAGCTGGGGGTGTCCCTGGAGTTCCTGCGCGAGGTCGACGCCATCAACATGCGGCGCCGCGACCGGGTGGTCGAGCTGGCCCGCGATCTGTGCGGGGGCGCGGTTCTCGGCGCGCGGATCGCCGTGCTCGGCGCGGCCTTCAAGCCGGACTCCGACGACATCCGCGACTCGCCCGCGCTGAACGTCGCCGCGCGCTTGCGTCTCGACGGCGCCGATGTCACGGTCTACGACCCGGAGGCGATGGACAACGCCCGCAAGGCGTTCCCGCTGCTCGGGTACGCGCTGTCGGCCGAGGACGCGCTGCGCGGAGCCGATCTCGTGCTGCACCTGACCGAATGGCCGCAGTTCCGCGAGCTCGCTCCCGAGCGGGCCCGCACCTTGGTCTCCCGTCCACGGATCGTGGACGGGAGGGGGACGCTCGACGGGGCCACCTGGGCCGCGGCGGGCTGGGAGTTCCGGGCGCTGGGTAGACCCGCGCCCGGTGGGGAGGGGTAA
- a CDS encoding ArnT family glycosyltransferase, with translation MNRSQNPRPPQPQGPYGEQSYGDQRYEDQRYGDQFGGQYGDPYADPYVDPYGEGDSASWFNSNGRPAQTRHGYGTQAAYPQEQEQQQYVPGIPEQRQREDQPTYALHTVEETPAEPSYHIPVTPEAGWDMAASRRRAWVSRAVLLCILLIQTVLSLRLSNTAFQDEALYLSSGHEQLDHLLNGTPVTTDYASYFSGSPTLYPVLAALVDGWFGLTGARVLSLLFMLGTTALLYSFSRRMFNERAALAGAALFAVTQSTIVLGYFATYDAPAIFLLAAAAWVVVRTDRAPVAVVLLAAPPAVLAVGVKYASALFLPTLVVLALLTAWPHRGKAAFARALLLGVGIAGLLGVALYGTDVLEGVRATTTAREHGTDSAVDLLEKSALWGGLMFLTACGGAVSYIRRGRMNESPLALRLSGPGWRWRLLLGLLLCGTATLAPAYQIHLSTSVALYKHLGFGLLFAAPMAGIGVTRLVGAHFRYPQLGILLWVTVLCLGLSQSVERFASWPGTSGLNTVLRAHITPDKGRYLASTPNVPVYYLRDITEQSRWTSLYGIGYKDDKGKVHRGADGYRTAIKDGWFDMVVLDGVATPQMDKVVIAALKESGKYRLAGTVPFKVSGGDGTYRIWIKSS, from the coding sequence ATGAATCGCAGCCAGAACCCTCGTCCGCCGCAGCCGCAGGGTCCGTACGGCGAGCAGTCGTACGGGGACCAGAGGTACGAGGACCAGAGGTACGGGGACCAGTTCGGGGGGCAGTACGGCGACCCGTACGCCGATCCGTACGTCGATCCCTATGGGGAGGGCGACTCGGCTTCCTGGTTCAACTCCAACGGGCGGCCCGCGCAGACCCGTCATGGGTACGGCACGCAGGCCGCGTACCCGCAGGAGCAGGAGCAGCAGCAGTACGTGCCGGGGATTCCCGAGCAGCGGCAGCGCGAGGACCAGCCGACGTACGCGCTGCACACCGTCGAGGAGACGCCCGCCGAGCCCTCGTACCACATCCCCGTCACGCCCGAGGCGGGCTGGGACATGGCGGCGAGCCGGCGCCGGGCCTGGGTCAGCCGGGCCGTGCTGCTGTGCATCCTGCTGATCCAGACGGTGCTGTCGCTGAGGCTGTCCAACACGGCGTTCCAGGACGAGGCGCTGTATCTCAGCTCCGGGCACGAGCAGTTGGACCACCTTCTCAACGGCACGCCCGTGACCACGGACTACGCGAGTTACTTCTCCGGTTCGCCGACGCTCTACCCCGTGCTGGCGGCGCTCGTCGACGGCTGGTTCGGGCTGACCGGGGCTCGGGTGCTCAGCCTCCTCTTCATGCTGGGCACGACGGCCCTGCTGTACTCCTTCTCGCGGCGGATGTTCAACGAGCGGGCCGCGCTCGCCGGTGCCGCGCTGTTCGCCGTCACCCAGTCGACGATCGTGCTCGGCTACTTCGCCACGTACGACGCTCCGGCGATCTTCCTGCTCGCCGCGGCGGCCTGGGTCGTCGTGCGGACCGACCGTGCGCCGGTCGCCGTGGTGCTGCTCGCCGCCCCGCCGGCGGTCCTCGCGGTCGGTGTGAAGTACGCCTCCGCGCTGTTCCTGCCCACGCTCGTGGTGCTCGCCCTGCTGACCGCCTGGCCGCACCGGGGGAAGGCGGCGTTCGCACGTGCCCTGCTGCTGGGCGTCGGGATCGCGGGTCTGCTGGGTGTCGCGCTGTACGGCACCGATGTGCTCGAAGGCGTACGGGCCACCACCACGGCCCGTGAGCACGGCACCGACTCGGCCGTCGACCTGCTGGAGAAGTCCGCCCTGTGGGGCGGTCTGATGTTCCTGACCGCGTGCGGCGGCGCCGTCTCCTACATCAGGCGCGGCCGGATGAACGAGTCGCCGCTCGCGCTGCGGCTCAGCGGTCCCGGCTGGCGCTGGCGTCTGCTGCTGGGGCTGCTGCTGTGCGGCACGGCGACGCTCGCACCCGCGTACCAGATCCATCTGTCCACGTCGGTCGCCCTGTACAAGCATCTGGGCTTCGGCCTGCTGTTCGCCGCGCCCATGGCCGGTATCGGTGTGACCAGGCTCGTCGGAGCGCACTTCCGCTATCCGCAGTTGGGCATCCTGCTCTGGGTCACCGTGCTGTGCCTCGGCCTGTCCCAGTCGGTGGAACGTTTCGCCTCCTGGCCCGGGACGTCCGGTCTCAACACGGTGCTCCGCGCACACATCACGCCGGACAAGGGCCGCTACCTGGCCTCCACGCCGAACGTGCCCGTGTACTACCTGCGGGACATCACCGAGCAGTCCCGATGGACCTCGCTCTACGGCATCGGCTACAAGGACGACAAGGGCAAGGTCCACCGCGGCGCGGACGGCTACCGCACGGCGATCAAGGACGGCTGGTTCGACATGGTCGTCCTCGACGGGGTCGCCACCCCGCAGATGGACAAGGTCGTCATCGCCGCCCTCAAGGAGAGCGGCAAGTACCGGCTGGCCGGCACCGTGCCGTTCAAGGTCAGCGGCGGCGACGGCACGTACCGCATCTGGATCAAGAGTTCCTGA
- a CDS encoding polyprenol monophosphomannose synthase translates to MTYETFDDVRVTIVMPTYNEAANLPRMAEAVLQLPLGGLHLKVVDDSSPDGTGRIAEELAEKYNADGQRRMSVLHRTEKDGLGRAYVAGMSAAVDEGAEYLVQMDADGSHPVEAVPRMLGTAVASGVGLVIGSRYVEGGSLDEDWGAHRVLLSRFANRYARTVLGTKIRDITAGFNLWSARALNDVDLHSLDSAGYSFQVELKYKAVRAGHSAVEIPIRFEERTEGVSKMTLRTQLESALVPVKLRLKRD, encoded by the coding sequence ATGACGTACGAGACATTCGACGACGTGCGCGTCACGATCGTGATGCCCACGTACAACGAGGCCGCCAATCTGCCGAGAATGGCCGAGGCGGTGCTCCAACTGCCTCTGGGCGGGCTTCACTTGAAGGTGGTGGACGACTCCAGCCCGGACGGTACGGGCCGGATCGCCGAGGAGCTGGCCGAGAAGTACAACGCGGACGGGCAACGCCGGATGAGCGTGCTGCACCGCACCGAGAAGGACGGGCTCGGGCGCGCGTACGTGGCGGGCATGAGCGCGGCGGTCGACGAGGGCGCCGAGTACCTGGTGCAGATGGACGCCGACGGCAGCCATCCCGTGGAGGCGGTGCCGCGCATGCTGGGCACCGCCGTGGCCTCGGGGGTCGGGCTGGTCATCGGGAGCCGGTACGTCGAGGGGGGCTCGCTCGACGAGGACTGGGGCGCGCACCGGGTGCTGCTGTCCCGGTTCGCGAACCGGTACGCGCGGACCGTGCTCGGCACGAAGATCCGGGACATCACCGCGGGGTTCAATCTGTGGTCCGCGCGGGCCCTGAACGACGTGGATCTGCACTCGCTGGACAGCGCGGGGTACAGCTTTCAGGTAGAGCTGAAGTACAAGGCCGTGCGGGCCGGGCACAGTGCGGTGGAGATTCCCATCCGGTTCGAGGAGCGGACCGAAGGGGTTTCGAAGATGACTCTTCGTACGCAGCTTGAGTCGGCGTTGGTGCCGGTGAAGTTGCGTCTTAAGAGGGACTGA
- a CDS encoding glycosyltransferase family 2 protein has product MTSVGPVRTGGRRSTRQTGKRRAGRGGQASLGLLPLPPTEKEKYSYARRHLWILTISSLISFCCLIMSQFKLAQSTPVLWIYTPLLVFTVIYYLISLRVNGFTRDFDIKHHRSLVANWRPETYPSVDVFLPVCGEPIEVLHNTWTHVRAMADRYPGVCVPFVLDDGASADLEAMAHDFGFRYGTRENRGWFKKAGNMHFGFEQSDGEFILILDADFTPRADLLEEMLPYMDENPRTGIVQSPQYFRVLDSQNWIERGAGAVQELFYRSVQVSRQGSDGAICVGSCAIYRRAALNDNGGTTLIEHSEDVHTGFDLRGLGWDLRYIPVAVSTGVCPDSAGAFFNQQYRWCSGSMSLLGSRKFWQRKIKFSSRLCYMSGFFYYIHTALFTFAAPVIPVVLLLMMPDKLKVEHLLLVLPSILYTTIIFPMWHKAPYRLEAWAARMMYGWAHFFAIWDILRKNRMGWQPTGSAGAKKNKTRRFWIGMWVWGGGTALIWVGAAVWRLFTMNAPDFALILSTGLFYALVVGRVLVQPRAESAV; this is encoded by the coding sequence ATGACATCAGTAGGTCCTGTGCGGACCGGGGGGCGGCGCAGCACGCGCCAGACCGGGAAACGGAGGGCGGGGCGCGGCGGCCAGGCGTCGCTCGGGCTGCTGCCTCTGCCGCCGACGGAGAAGGAGAAGTACTCCTACGCCAGACGGCACCTGTGGATCCTGACGATCAGTTCGCTGATCAGCTTCTGCTGCCTGATCATGAGCCAGTTCAAGCTGGCGCAGTCGACCCCCGTGCTGTGGATCTACACACCGCTCCTCGTCTTCACGGTGATCTACTACCTGATCTCGCTGCGGGTCAACGGATTCACCCGGGACTTCGACATCAAGCACCACCGGTCGCTGGTCGCGAACTGGCGGCCCGAGACGTACCCGTCGGTGGACGTCTTCCTGCCGGTGTGCGGCGAGCCCATCGAGGTCCTGCACAACACCTGGACCCATGTCCGGGCGATGGCCGACCGCTATCCCGGCGTCTGCGTGCCCTTCGTGCTCGACGACGGCGCGAGCGCCGACCTTGAGGCGATGGCCCACGACTTCGGGTTCCGCTACGGGACCCGGGAGAACCGCGGCTGGTTCAAGAAGGCCGGCAACATGCACTTCGGCTTCGAGCAGTCGGACGGGGAGTTCATCCTCATCCTCGACGCCGACTTCACCCCGCGTGCGGACCTGCTCGAAGAGATGCTGCCGTACATGGACGAGAACCCGAGGACCGGGATCGTCCAGTCGCCGCAGTACTTCCGTGTCCTGGACTCGCAGAACTGGATCGAGCGCGGCGCGGGCGCGGTGCAGGAGCTGTTCTACCGCTCCGTGCAGGTCTCCCGGCAGGGCAGCGACGGCGCGATCTGCGTCGGCTCGTGCGCCATCTACCGGCGGGCGGCGCTGAACGACAACGGCGGTACGACGCTGATCGAGCACTCCGAGGACGTCCACACGGGCTTCGACCTGCGAGGCCTCGGCTGGGACCTGCGGTACATCCCCGTCGCCGTGTCCACGGGGGTGTGCCCGGACAGCGCGGGCGCCTTCTTCAACCAGCAGTACCGCTGGTGCTCGGGCTCCATGAGCCTGCTGGGCAGCAGGAAGTTCTGGCAGCGGAAGATCAAGTTCTCCAGCCGGCTCTGCTACATGTCGGGCTTCTTCTACTACATCCACACGGCGCTGTTCACGTTCGCTGCGCCCGTGATCCCCGTCGTACTGCTGCTGATGATGCCGGACAAGCTGAAGGTCGAGCATCTGCTCCTGGTGCTGCCGAGCATCCTCTACACCACGATCATCTTCCCGATGTGGCACAAGGCCCCCTACCGCCTGGAGGCGTGGGCGGCCCGCATGATGTACGGCTGGGCGCACTTCTTCGCGATCTGGGACATCCTGCGCAAGAACCGCATGGGCTGGCAGCCCACCGGTTCCGCCGGCGCGAAGAAGAACAAGACCCGCCGCTTCTGGATCGGCATGTGGGTCTGGGGCGGCGGCACCGCCCTGATCTGGGTGGGTGCCGCGGTGTGGCGGCTGTTCACGATGAACGCCCCCGACTTCGCCCTCATCCTTTCCACCGGACTCTTCTACGCCCTCGTCGTGGGACGGGTCCTGGTGCAGCCCCGAGCGGAGAGCGCCGTCTGA